The DNA sequence GCCCTGTCGCGGGTGCCGGCCCTTAAAAAGGTCTTCGACGTCGTCCCGCCGGTCCTGTGGGCCTACTTCGTGCCGATGCTGCTGACGACGTTCGGCGTCACGCCGCCCTACGTGCCCGAGACCGAGACGACGCCGGGGTACGTCAACGCAGCGTACAGCCTCTTCGGGTACCTCCTGCTCCCGATGGCGCTGTTCCTGCTCATGCTGACGATCGACATCCGGGCGATCCTGAGCATGGGCCGCCTCGCGCTCCTGATGCTGGTCGTCGGGACGGCGGGGATCGTGATCGGCGGGCCGGTGGCGTTTCTGGTGGTGGGGCGGCTGATCGAGGACCCGGAGGCGTGGAAGGGGCTCGCGGCGCTCAGCGGAAGCTGGATCGGCGGGACGGCCAACATGGTCGCCGTGCAGGAGTCGGTGGGCCTGCGCGACCTCGGGCCGGTGATCGTAGTCGACACGCTCGTCGGCTACGGGTGGATGGCGATCCTGCTGTTCCTCTCGAACTCGCAGGGCCGGTTCAACGCCTGGGTCGGGGCCGACACCTCGGCGATGGACCGCGTCGACGAGACGCTGCGCCAGATCGACACCACGCGGCGGCCGCTCACGATCGAGACCGGCGGCATCATCATCGGCATGGGCATCGGCGCGGCCGTCCTGTCCCGCGTGCTCGGCGGGGCCCTCCCCACGCTCGGCGACCCGACGATCATCTCCAGCGGGACCTGGGCCGTGCTGATCGCGGTCACGGCGGGGCTCGCGCTCTCGTTCACCCGGATGCGGAGCTTCGAGGCCGACGGCGCGAGCCGGATCGGCTACGTCGCGCTCTACCTCCTCCTGACCTCGATTGGCGCGCAGGGCGACCTCACGGCCGTCCTCGACGCCCCGCTCTACCTCCTCAC is a window from the Bacteroidota bacterium genome containing:
- a CDS encoding DUF819 family protein translates to MVPNALVTDPIHVAALLASVLAGVFALSRVPALKKVFDVVPPVLWAYFVPMLLTTFGVTPPYVPETETTPGYVNAAYSLFGYLLLPMALFLLMLTIDIRAILSMGRLALLMLVVGTAGIVIGGPVAFLVVGRLIEDPEAWKGLAALSGSWIGGTANMVAVQESVGLRDLGPVIVVDTLVGYGWMAILLFLSNSQGRFNAWVGADTSAMDRVDETLRQIDTTRRPLTIETGGIIIGMGIGAAVLSRVLGGALPTLGDPTIISSGTWAVLIAVTAGLALSFTRMRSFEADGASRIGYVALYLLLTSIGAQGDLTAVLDAPLYLLTGVVWLSIHIALLFTAAKLLKAPLFFVATGSMANVGGAASAPIVAGVYHPAMAPVGLLMAVAGYILGIYAALACSWMLALAAGG